One region of Wyeomyia smithii strain HCP4-BCI-WySm-NY-G18 chromosome 3, ASM2978416v1, whole genome shotgun sequence genomic DNA includes:
- the LOC129733026 gene encoding odorant receptor Or2-like, with translation MDLLTCPIISVDVRVWRFRSFILRHNAMRYICIIPVGLMNVFLCINIYQTWGNLVEMIFDTFYDVFSPIRLYLSCATVPFLGNVASVYEELQTIDDRVVQSLIASLTRKARKLSIGNLSASIIVCTCYVVYPLLTSNRRLPHNMDIPGVNVLDSPQYEILYIIQGLLTIPACCMYLPFTNIFSSVTLFGLIQIKTLQHQLATFKVTTSESLNTTVNKFIEDHLRIITYVEDINALVANICFVEFVLFVMLLCASLFFLNIIKSQFQMVIILVYIFMIVVQVFVFYWHANEVREASKEIANAAYDGPWYEADQSIKKNHKKLLLIALRAQRPLEVTLGNVYSMTLEMFQTLLKVSYTYFTVLGQISD, from the exons ATGGATCTTCTAACCTGTCCGATAATTTCGGTTGACGTTCGCGTTTGGCGCTTCCGTTCGTTCATCCTGAGGCACAACGCCATGCGGTACATCTGCATCATCCCAGTAGGCTTGATGAATGTGTTCTTGTGTATCAATATCTATCAAACGTGGGGCAACCTCGTGGAGATGATTTTCGACACCTTCTACGATGTGTTTTCTCCAATTCGATTGTACCTAAGTTGTGCTACTGTTCCA TTTTTGGGGAACGTTGCCTCCGTGTACGAGGAACTGCAG ACAATTGATGATCGTGTGGTGCAGAGTCTGATCGCCAGTCTGACTCGAAAAGCCAGAAAATTATCCATCGGAAATCTATCGGCGTCGATCATCGTCTGCACTTGCTACGTCGTTTATCCGCTGTTAACCAGCAACCGTAGATTGCCCCACAACATGGACATACCGGGGGTCAATGTCCTGGATTCGCCTCAGTATGAAATTTTATACATCATCCAAGGGCTGTTGACGATTCCCGCCTGCTGCATGTACTTACCGTTTACCAACATTTTCTCATCGGTTACCTTGTTCGGGTTGATTCAAATCAAAACACTGCAACATCAGTTGGCGACATTCAAGGTTACGACGAGTGAGAGTTTGAATACTACCGTTAATAAGTTTATCGAGGATCATTTGCGGATCATAACCTACGTGGAGGATATTAACGCATTGGTAGCCAACATATGCTTTGTGGAGTTTGTACTGTTCGTCATGCTACTTTGCGCTTCGCTATTTTTTCTTAACATA ATTAAGAGTCAATTCCAGATGGTGATCATTTTGGTGTATATTTTCATGATAGTTGTACAGGTTTTCGTATTTTATTGGCACGCCAATGAGGTTCGCGAAGCCAGCAAGGAAATTGCCAACGCCGCCTATGATGGACCGTGGTATGAAGCTGATCAatcgattaaaaaaaatcacaagaag ctaCTGTTGATTGCCCTACGGGCTCAGCGTCCGCTGGAGGT aacGCTGGGAAATGTTTATTCGATGACGTTGGAAATGTTTCAAACACTGCTGAAGGTATCCTACACGTACTTTACTGTGCTGGGACAAATTTCTGATTAG